A single region of the Eulemur rufifrons isolate Redbay chromosome 8, OSU_ERuf_1, whole genome shotgun sequence genome encodes:
- the MANEAL gene encoding glycoprotein endo-alpha-1,2-mannosidase-like protein isoform X1, whose amino-acid sequence MARRRRRACIALFLVLLFAFGTLMGLRTLKAPDGLPALGPGLELAPFERRPEVAPAPAARAPAAPAAPPPPPPPPRTADPGGSPGPAPAEAEPAPGQSLRVYSDLHAFYYSWYGSPRREGHYIHWDHVMVPHWDPKISASYPRGRHSPPDDLGSSFYPELGPYSSRDPDVLREHMTQLKEAAIGVLVLSWYPPGMADDNGEPSDDLVPAILDTAHQFDIQVAFHIQPYKGRDDITVHDNIKYIIDTYGSHGAFYRYKNSMGKSLPLFYIYDSYLTSPEAWAHLLTPNGPHSVRNTPYDGVFIALLVEEGHTHDILAAGFDGMYTYFASNGFSFGSSHQNWKAVKNFCDANNLMFIPSVGPGYIDTSIRPWNNHNTRNRVNGKYYETALQAALTVRPEIVSITSFNEWHEGTQIEKAIPKKTPTRLYLDYLPHQPSLYLELTRRWAEHFIKEKEQWLM is encoded by the exons ATGGCCAGGCGGCGGCGCCGCGCCTGCATCGCGCTGTTCCTGGTGCTGCTCTTCGCCTTCGGCACCCTCATGGGCCTGCGCACGCTCAAGGCCCCGGACGGACTCCCGGCGCTGGGCCCGGGCCTGGAGCTCGCGCCCTTTGAGCGACGCCCGGAGGTggcccccgcgcccgccgcccgGGCCCCGGCCGCGCCGGCCGCTCCacccccgccgccgcctccgccccgCACGGCGGACCCTGGCGGCTCCCCCGGGCCGGCCCCCGCGGAGGCCGAGCCCGCCCCCGGGCAGAGTCTACGCGTCTACTCGGACCTGCACGCCTTCTACTACTCGTGGTACGGGAGCCCGCGGCGCGAGGGCCACTACATTCACTGGGACCATGTCATGGTGCCGCACTGGGACCCCAAGATCTCGGCCAGCTACCCCCGCGGCCGCCACAGCCCCCCAGACGACTTGGGTTCCAGCTTCTACCCAGAGCTGGGGCCCTACAGCTCCCGGGACCCCGACGTGCTGCGGGAGCACATGACCCAGCTCAAGGAGGCCGCCATCG GCGTCTTGGTCCTGTCCTGGTACCCACCTGGCATGGCTGATGATAACGGGGAACCCTCAGATGACCTGGTGCCTGCCATTCTGGACACCGCCCATCAGTTCGACATCCAG GTGGCCTTCCACATCCAACCCTACAAGGGCCGGGATGACATCACTGTACATGACAACATCAAGTACATCATTGACAC GTATGGCTCCCATGGTGCATTTTACCGCTACAAGAACAGCATGGGCAAGAGCCTCCCACTATTTTATATCTACGACTCATACCTGACGTCCCCTGAGGCCTGGGCCCACCTCCTGACACCAAACGGGCCCCACTCAGTCCGCAATACCCCCTACGATGGGGTCTTCATAGCGCTGCTGGTGGAGGAGGGCCACACCCACGACATCCTGGCTGCGGGGTTTGATGGCATGTACACCTACTTTGCCTCCAATGGCTTCTCCTTCGGCTCCTCCCATCAGAACTGGAAAGCTGTGAAGAACTTTTGTGATGCCAACAACCTCATGTTCATTCCCAGTGTGGGGCCTGGCTACATAGACACCAGCATCCGGCCCTGGAACAACCACAACACTCGGAACAGGGTCAACGGCAAGTACTATGAGACGGCCCTGCAGGCAGCCCTGACAGTGAGGCCCGAGATCGTCTCCATCACCTCCTTCAATGAGTGGCACGAGGGCACCCAGATTGAGAAGGCCATTCCCAAGAAGACGCCAACTCGCCTGTACTTGGACTACCTGCCTCATCAGCCCAGCCTGTACCTGGAGCTGACCCGCCGCTGGGCGGAGCACTTCATCAAAGAGAAGGAGCAGTGGCTGATGTGA
- the MANEAL gene encoding glycoprotein endo-alpha-1,2-mannosidase-like protein isoform X2, whose protein sequence is MITGNPQMTWCLPFWTPPISSTSRYGSHGAFYRYKNSMGKSLPLFYIYDSYLTSPEAWAHLLTPNGPHSVRNTPYDGVFIALLVEEGHTHDILAAGFDGMYTYFASNGFSFGSSHQNWKAVKNFCDANNLMFIPSVGPGYIDTSIRPWNNHNTRNRVNGKYYETALQAALTVRPEIVSITSFNEWHEGTQIEKAIPKKTPTRLYLDYLPHQPSLYLELTRRWAEHFIKEKEQWLM, encoded by the exons ATGATAACGGGGAACCCTCAGATGACCTGGTGCCTGCCATTCTGGACACCGCCCATCAGTTCGACATCCAG GTATGGCTCCCATGGTGCATTTTACCGCTACAAGAACAGCATGGGCAAGAGCCTCCCACTATTTTATATCTACGACTCATACCTGACGTCCCCTGAGGCCTGGGCCCACCTCCTGACACCAAACGGGCCCCACTCAGTCCGCAATACCCCCTACGATGGGGTCTTCATAGCGCTGCTGGTGGAGGAGGGCCACACCCACGACATCCTGGCTGCGGGGTTTGATGGCATGTACACCTACTTTGCCTCCAATGGCTTCTCCTTCGGCTCCTCCCATCAGAACTGGAAAGCTGTGAAGAACTTTTGTGATGCCAACAACCTCATGTTCATTCCCAGTGTGGGGCCTGGCTACATAGACACCAGCATCCGGCCCTGGAACAACCACAACACTCGGAACAGGGTCAACGGCAAGTACTATGAGACGGCCCTGCAGGCAGCCCTGACAGTGAGGCCCGAGATCGTCTCCATCACCTCCTTCAATGAGTGGCACGAGGGCACCCAGATTGAGAAGGCCATTCCCAAGAAGACGCCAACTCGCCTGTACTTGGACTACCTGCCTCATCAGCCCAGCCTGTACCTGGAGCTGACCCGCCGCTGGGCGGAGCACTTCATCAAAGAGAAGGAGCAGTGGCTGATGTGA
- the YRDC gene encoding threonylcarbamoyl-AMP synthase, producing the protein MSLALRCRGMRAAVVASLGLSEGPVDSRSGRLLRPPSPAPAAPGTRLLRLPGSGAGQAASPERAGWTEALRAAVAELRAGAVLAVPTDTLYGLACSASCSTALRDVYRLKGRSEAKPLAVCLGRVADVYRYCHVRVPKELLKDLLPGPVTLVMERSEALNKDLNPFTPLVGIRIPDHAFMQELAQMFGGPLALTSANLSSQASSLNVEEFQDLWPHLSLVIDGGPIGDGQSPECRLGSTVVDLSVPGKFGIIRPGCALESTTAILQQKYGLLPSHGSC; encoded by the exons ATGTCTCTAGCGCTTCGGTGCAGGGGTATGAGGGCCGCGGTGGTTGCCAGCCTGGGGTTGAGCGAGGGGCCCGTGGACTCCCGGAGCGGCCGCCTCCTCCGGCCGCCAAGCCCCGCTCCGGCGGCGCCGGGGACCCGGCTGTTGCGGCTCCCAGGGAGCGGGGCCGGGCAGGCCGCAAGCCCCGAGCGCGCCGGCTGGACCGAGGCGCTGCGGGCCGCCGTGGCCGAGCTGCGCGCCGGCGCCGTGTTGGCCGTCCCCACCGATACGCTGTACGGCCTGGCCTGCTCGGCGAGTTGCTCGACGGCACTGCGCGATGTGTACCGCCTCAAGGGCCGCAGCGAGGCCAAGCCGCTGGCCGTATGCCTGGGCCGCGTGGCCGACGTCTACAG GTACTGCCATGTGAGAGTACCCAAGGAACTCCTGAAAGACCTATTGCCAGGACCAGTGACCCTGGTGATGGAACGCTCAGAGGCTCTCAACAAGGATCTAAACCCCTTTACCCCT CTTGTAGGCATCCGGATTCCTGACCATGCCTTTATGCAAGAGTTGGCCCAGATGTTTGGGGGACCTCTTGCTCTCACTAGTGCCAACCTCAGCTCCCAGGCCAGTTCTCTGAATGTCGAG GAGTTCCAAGACCTCTGGCCTCATTTGTCCTTGGTCATTGATGGGGGACCAATTGGGGATGGCCAGAGCCCTGAATGTCGGCTTGGCTCAACTGTGGTTGATTTATCTGTACCTGGGAAGTTTGGCATCATTCGTCCAGGCTG TGCCCTGGAAAGTACCACAGCCATCCTCCAACAGAAATACGGGCTGCTTCCGTCCCATGGATCCTGCTAG
- the C8H1orf122 gene encoding uncharacterized protein C1orf122 homolog isoform X1 has translation MEWGPGSDWSRGEAAGVDRGKAGLGLGGRPPPQPPRDERAQQLLDAVEQRQRQLLDTIAACEEMLRQLGRRRPEPAGGGNVSAKPGAPPQPAVSARGGFPKDAGDGAAEP, from the exons ATGGAATGGGGCCCGGGCTCAGACTGGTCACGGGG GGAGGCTGCCGGCGTGGACCGCGGGAAGGCGGGGCTGGGGCTCGGCGGGAGGCCTCCCCCGCAGCCGCCCCGGGATGAGCGCGCCCAGCAGCTGCTGGACGCGGTGGAACAGCGGCAGCGGCAGCTCCTGGACACCATCGCCGCCTGCGAGGAGATGCTGCGGCAGCTGGGCCGCCGGCGCCCGGAGCCGGCTGGTGGCGGG AACGTCTCAGCCAAACCCGGAGCGCCCCCCCAGCCAGCTGTCTCCGCCAGAGGTGGCTTTCCAAAGGATGCTGGCGATGGAGCTGCAGAGCCCTGA
- the C8H1orf122 gene encoding uncharacterized protein C1orf122 homolog isoform X2, with translation MLRQLGRRRPEPAGGGNVSAKPGAPPQPAVSARGGFPKDAGDGAAEP, from the exons ATGCTGCGGCAGCTGGGCCGCCGGCGCCCGGAGCCGGCTGGTGGCGGG AACGTCTCAGCCAAACCCGGAGCGCCCCCCCAGCCAGCTGTCTCCGCCAGAGGTGGCTTTCCAAAGGATGCTGGCGATGGAGCTGCAGAGCCCTGA